The nucleotide window GGGCACCCCCAGCTACGATTCAACCCGCGAACGCGAATTACGTTTGATACAATGGCTGGACAACATCAAAGTCGATGCTGCCGAAGTGTTTTTGATGGGGGATGTATTTGATTTTTGGTTCGAATACAAAACCGTGATCCCCAAAGGGCACATCCGTTTTTTTGGCAAGCTGGCCGAACTGGCCGACCTTGGTATTAAACTTTACTTTTTTAAAGGCAATCACGACATGTGGATGTTTGATTATTTTAAAAAAGAATTTGGCGCAACAATTATTAGTAACGAATTGATAATGGAGCGCACCGGCAAGAAGTTTTTCCTGCACCACGGGGATGGGTTGGGCCCTGGCGATAACTTTTATAAATTCCTGAAGAAATTTTTCCGCAGCAAATTTTGCCAGTGGCTATTTGCACGGCTGCATCCCAATTTTGGGGTAGGCATAGCGAATTATTGGAGTACCCATAGCCGCCTGGCTAATCAAAAAAAAGAGGTGGCCAAGCCCGGCGAGCAGGAATGGCTGGTAAAGTTTTGTAACGATACCTTACAAAGCACCTACTACGATTACATGATTTTTGGCCACCGCCACTTGCCATTAGACATTCAATTGAACGGACACAGCCGCTACATTAACCTGGGCGAATGGGTAAACTATAATTATAGCTACGCTGTATTTGACGGTGAACAACTTACGCTGCATCACCACGAAGGCCTGGAGTAAAACATGACGCCAGACAAACCATCTGCCAAGCCGATTTATTATTAAATTACGTACCTTTGTACACTTTTTGCGGAACTGTGTAGCAGTTAACGTGAATTGGTTTTTAAAATATTATGTTAGATAAATTAGAACTGATATATCAACGCTGGAAGGATGTTGAAGCTGAACTAAGCAGCCCTGATGCGATGGCTGATATGAAACGTTTTGCCCAGCTAAACCGCGAGTATAAGGATTTGGGTAAGATTGTGGACGAGTACCACATCTATCGCAACATCATGTCCAATATAGATAGCAGTAAAGAGATTTTGGCTACCGAAAAGGATCAGGAATTTCGCGAGATGGCCCAAAGCGAACTGGACGAACTATTAGTTCAGCGCGATGAAAAAGAGGAGCAAATACGCCTGATGCTGATCCCTAAAGATCCGGAAGATAGCAAAAATGCCATAGTGGAAATACGCGGCGGTACTGGTGGCGATGAAGCCGCCCTTTTTGCCGGCGACCTTTATCGCATGTATATGCGCTATTGCGAAAAACGTGGCTGGAAAACCGAATTGGTTGATTATACCGAAGGCACCAGTGGCGGCTACAAAGAAATTGTATTTAATATCCTGGCCGAGGATGCTTATGGTACTATGAAATATGAGTCAGGTGTACATCGCGTACAACGTGTGCCTGATACAGAAACGCAGGGCCGTGTGCATACATCAGCCGCGACAGTGGTGGTACTGCCAGAGGTTGACGAGTTTGATATTGATTTACAGGTAAGCGATATCCGTAAAGACCTGTTCTGCGCCTCGGGGCCAGGCGGGCAATCGGTAAATACTACTTATTCTGCGGTACGTTTAACGCACATTCCAACCGGTGTAGTAGCCCAGTGCCAGGATCAGAAATCGCAGTTGAAGAATTATGACAAGGCTTTGCAGGTATTACGTTCGCGTGTGTATGAGATGGAACTGCAAAAACATTTGGAAGAGGTTTCTAAAAAACGCAAGACCATGGTATCAACCGGCGACAGGTCGGCAAAGGTGCGTACTTATAACTATCCGCAAGGCCGTGTTACCGAACACCGCATTGGCTTAACTATATACAATTTACCAAACGTAATGAATGGCGATTTACAGGAAATCCTGGAATCGTTGCAGTTTGCAGAGAATGCTGAAAGGTTAAAAGAGGGTACAGCAGCTTAACCGCTAATGCAATAACACCTATGCCACCTAACCTGGTGGCATTTTTTTTTGAAATTAACCGGCACATTCACAGTTTTTTATAGCTGAAGTTTGTGTTTTTGAAAAAATCCCTTGTGTAATAAAATTAGGTGCGTATATTTGCAATCCCAAATGGGAGGAGTGGTAGTTCAGCTGGTTAGAATACATGCCTGTCACGCATGGGGTCGCGGGTTCGAGTCCCGTCCATTCCGCTAAATCAATATTAAAATTGAGCAAAACCCTTCAAATGGTATCATTTGAAGGTTTTTTGTTTTTAGGCGACACCATAATATTCAAGTTTTCGCAATGAAAATGATTCAAATTCGGGAGTTAACTCCCATGTCGCCAACATACTCCCGAATATAGGTATCTCGCTGTTTATCAAACTGTTCAATAATTGCCCATCTTGATTTCAAGTGATCAAATTAACAATTTTGTTCACTTGAAAAGCAAGTTATAACATCGCGTACCCCCATTGCCTGGCGGCACTTAAAAAAGATGGCATTATAATGAATGTAAAAGTAACTGCCCTGGTATTGTCCCGGGAGCATACCGAAAATATAGGAGTGACTGCTGTTATTATGCCAGGCTAATTTTGGCTTTGCTCAAAACGTCCGGTCATCCGGTCTAACCGAATCTTGTAAATAATAATCTCTACAGTATCACCAATATCGCTGTCGCGTTCGGTGATGCCATGAGAGGGATGGTCGCCGGGGTTGTTAGAAAAAGGCATGATCCGATGAATAAGGCCTTGCATTAACCGTTCCTTTTCTTCCAGATCGGTTACCTCCTCAAATTCTCCCCAAGCCACTACGCTTTTCCAGTGAAAGATATTGTTTATCTCATCTACTTCAAAACAAACCTTAGGGTTCAGGCGCATCATATCGATCTTTTTACCTTTTCCGGCATGACTGTAAATATATGGCGCACTATAAACGTAGTTGATCGGAACAATGTAAGTATCGCCATCAGCATGACATGCGATACGACCGGTAACCTGCTGCTTTAGCAGGTCTTCCATTTGTGCATCTGTGAGTTTGCCTAACATAGTTCATTTACTAAATTATTCAAAGATTGCAAACTTTTAGATCTGTCGGAATGATCAAAGTGGCAGAAAACTGTGATCGGAATCATTTAACATCTTACTGGATCTTTGAACGGGTCCGGGGGATAAAAAATAATAGCCATTTCTTATCAAACAAAATATAGGTCTCGGTTTCCAGACAAGCAAAATCAAAGTTATTATTTATCTCTATTAATCATAAGTGCATCAAATAGCCGGGTATACACCTTTTAAATTATTCCACAGTTTGTTTTGGAAATCAACCCTATCATAATGGTAGGGTTTTTTTATAAGATTACGTCTTGCATGTGAATTAATCTATTGATAATTAGAATATTGACTAAAAAATAAAATTACTGGTATTGGTTTGGCATGGCTAAATTAAAAATCAAATAAAATGATCACAACCTTGCTCTTGCTGGCCATTTTGCTTCTAAGCCGGCTCATTTTTAAATCCATCGACTGGTTCGAGAAAATCTAATCATCATGATCGCATTATTCATTATTTCCATCGCAGTTTTCCTATACATGGTATATGCGCTGCTTAAACCCGAAAACTTTTAATCCTATTTCTCATGAACACAGAACTACTTGGAATATTCGCCTCGTTTATCATAACGCTGGTGATCGCCATTCCGCTCGGTAAGTATCTCGCGAAGATGTTTGCCGGAGAAAGGGTTTGGACCGATTTTATGAAACCTATTGAAAACGGGATCTATAAATTATCGGGGATCAATCCCAATGAACCGATGAACTGGAAACAATTCCTGAAGGCAATGATGACCATTAATATTCTATGGTTAGTCTACGGCTTTTTTGTGTTGATGCACCAGGATAAGTTGCCTTTAAACCCTGATAGCAATCCCGGCATGACCGCCGACTTGTCTTTTAACACGATCATCAGTTTCGTGGTGAATTGTAATTTGCAGCACTACAGCGGTGAAAGCGGTGCCAGTTATCTGGCCCAGCATTTTATCTTCATGTTTCTGCACTTTACCAGTGCAGCCACCGGTATCGCCTGTGCCGTTGCCGTGTTCAAAGCGTTTAAAGATAAAACGACCACAAACCTGGGCAACTTCTGGGAGTTTTTTGTAAAAACCATTACCCGTTTATTATTGCCTTTGTCTGTTGTTATTGCATTGATCTTAACCTTTAACGGCACACCTGCAAGTTATGCAGGTAAGGATCAGTTTATTACCCTACAGGGAGATACGGCGCATGTATCGCGCGGCCCGGCAGCGCAAATGATCGCAATCAAACACCTTGGTACTAATGGCGGTGGCTGGTTCGGTGCTAACTCCGCCCATCCGCTGGAAAACCCGAACTACCTGACCAACATGACCGAAATCATTTCACAAATGATCATCCCCATGGCTATGACCCTGGCCTTTGGTTACTTTATCCGCCGGAAAAAGTTAGGCTGGGTGATCTTCGGAGTGATGATGGTGGGCTTATTCATGCTGATGATACCGAGTGTCAGCAGCGAATTGGGTGGTAACAGCGCCATTGCCAAAATGGGGGTAACGCAAGCTTCAGGCGCTATGGAAGGCAAAGAGGTCCGCTTTGGGCCTGCCGCCACCGCTTACTGGAGCACCCTGACTACGATCACTTCCACAGGATCTGTTAATGGCATGCACGACAGTACGATGCCGCTGACCGGCGCATGGCAACTGCTGGCCATGATGATCAACGGCTTCTTCGGCGGTTGTGGCGTGGGTATCCTGAACTATTTTATCTACCTGATCATTGCCGTATTTATTTCAGGACTGATGGTGGGCCGAACACCGGAGTTCCTGGGCCATAAGGTTGAAGCGCGTGAAGTGAAGATTGCCGCATTAATAACACTTTTAAGTCCGCTGCTTATCATGGCCGGTACGGCAGCAGCAGCCTACGTATTTACTACATATGGTAATGCAGATTGGGCGGTCAAGCCATCAACCTGGCTGAATAACCCGGGTTATCATGGCTTTTCAGAAATGCTGTATGAGTATACTTCAGCCAATGCCAATAACGGCTCTGGTTTTGAAGGGCTAGGTGACAATAACATTTGGTGGAACGTAACGACGGGTGTGGTACTGATTTTAGGCCGGTTCCTGCCGATCATCGGCCCGGTAGCTATCGCCGGTTTATTGGCCCAAAAGAAATTTATCCCCGAATCAGCCGGTACCCTGAAAGTGGATACCGTAACATTCGGTGTCATGACGTTTGCTGTCATACTGGTTTTAAACGCATTGTCTTACTTCCCTGCACTGGCTTTAGGCCCGTTGGCAGAATTTTTTTCAATGCCTAAATAATTGATCACATGAAAACTCAATCCAATAAATTATTTGAACCGGCCCTGGTGCAAACCGCACTGAAAGAGTCGTTCATCAAACTGAATCCTCAAATCATGCTGCGCAACCCGGTAATGTTCACTGTAGAGGTAGGTACCGCTATTATGGCTTACATGACCTTTTACAGTCTTACCCATGCCGGCCAGGGATCGTTCGCCTATAACCTGATCATCTTTATCGTACTACTGCTCACCCTATTATTCGCCAATTTTGCCGAAGCCATTGCTGAAGCACGCGGTAAAGCGCAAGCCGACAGTTTAAGGAAAACACGTGAAGAAACACCCGCTAAAGTACTTAACTCCGATGGCACAATCATTACCAAATCATCCAACGCACTGCGTAAAGGCGATGTGTTTGTATGCGAAACCGG belongs to Mucilaginibacter boryungensis and includes:
- a CDS encoding potassium-transporting ATPase subunit F, coding for MIALFIISIAVFLYMVYALLKPENF
- the prfA gene encoding peptide chain release factor 1, yielding MLDKLELIYQRWKDVEAELSSPDAMADMKRFAQLNREYKDLGKIVDEYHIYRNIMSNIDSSKEILATEKDQEFREMAQSELDELLVQRDEKEEQIRLMLIPKDPEDSKNAIVEIRGGTGGDEAALFAGDLYRMYMRYCEKRGWKTELVDYTEGTSGGYKEIVFNILAEDAYGTMKYESGVHRVQRVPDTETQGRVHTSAATVVVLPEVDEFDIDLQVSDIRKDLFCASGPGGQSVNTTYSAVRLTHIPTGVVAQCQDQKSQLKNYDKALQVLRSRVYEMELQKHLEEVSKKRKTMVSTGDRSAKVRTYNYPQGRVTEHRIGLTIYNLPNVMNGDLQEILESLQFAENAERLKEGTAA
- a CDS encoding UDP-2,3-diacylglucosamine diphosphatase, with product MSNRHKLYFASDFHLGTPSYDSTRERELRLIQWLDNIKVDAAEVFLMGDVFDFWFEYKTVIPKGHIRFFGKLAELADLGIKLYFFKGNHDMWMFDYFKKEFGATIISNELIMERTGKKFFLHHGDGLGPGDNFYKFLKKFFRSKFCQWLFARLHPNFGVGIANYWSTHSRLANQKKEVAKPGEQEWLVKFCNDTLQSTYYDYMIFGHRHLPLDIQLNGHSRYINLGEWVNYNYSYAVFDGEQLTLHHHEGLE
- the kdpA gene encoding potassium-transporting ATPase subunit KdpA translates to MNTELLGIFASFIITLVIAIPLGKYLAKMFAGERVWTDFMKPIENGIYKLSGINPNEPMNWKQFLKAMMTINILWLVYGFFVLMHQDKLPLNPDSNPGMTADLSFNTIISFVVNCNLQHYSGESGASYLAQHFIFMFLHFTSAATGIACAVAVFKAFKDKTTTNLGNFWEFFVKTITRLLLPLSVVIALILTFNGTPASYAGKDQFITLQGDTAHVSRGPAAQMIAIKHLGTNGGGWFGANSAHPLENPNYLTNMTEIISQMIIPMAMTLAFGYFIRRKKLGWVIFGVMMVGLFMLMIPSVSSELGGNSAIAKMGVTQASGAMEGKEVRFGPAATAYWSTLTTITSTGSVNGMHDSTMPLTGAWQLLAMMINGFFGGCGVGILNYFIYLIIAVFISGLMVGRTPEFLGHKVEAREVKIAALITLLSPLLIMAGTAAAAYVFTTYGNADWAVKPSTWLNNPGYHGFSEMLYEYTSANANNGSGFEGLGDNNIWWNVTTGVVLILGRFLPIIGPVAIAGLLAQKKFIPESAGTLKVDTVTFGVMTFAVILVLNALSYFPALALGPLAEFFSMPK
- a CDS encoding pyridoxamine 5'-phosphate oxidase family protein, with amino-acid sequence MLGKLTDAQMEDLLKQQVTGRIACHADGDTYIVPINYVYSAPYIYSHAGKGKKIDMMRLNPKVCFEVDEINNIFHWKSVVAWGEFEEVTDLEEKERLMQGLIHRIMPFSNNPGDHPSHGITERDSDIGDTVEIIIYKIRLDRMTGRFEQSQN